The following coding sequences are from one Pseudomonadota bacterium window:
- the rseP gene encoding RIP metalloprotease RseP codes for MTIAYFIIALGALIFIHEVGHFITAKRAGVCVEVFSLGFGPRLFGFRRGETDYRVSLLPLGGYVKMLGEEPGEEGSLDPRSYAAKGVWTRARVVLMGPMMNIILCLIVMPAVFMLGRAEPAFLRERPLIEGVKADSPAQRAGLAEGDLVVSLDGRPVSTWDDVMSRILVSPGSTIDFGIERGGELVHANVAVEEMPDMKGGYVGIAPMLFVGGDPVVDDVRSGGPADEAGIRPGDRVLSYGGGPVDDWLDLTKRINESKGGKQRIAVDRGGETVESELSAEYSEEFGRWVIGISKDSASGVPMTVVRHGFVDSVVRGTKENIKLARMTFDVLWRLVTLKLSYKVLGGPIIIAKTSAAAAAAGFANFLYFIAFLSLQLGILNFLPIPVLDGGQLVFLGLEAAIRRPLNSTVRAVAHHVGFLMLIGLMLLVTINDIDNVWGIRRMIEKIF; via the coding sequence ATGACCATAGCGTATTTCATAATCGCCCTCGGCGCCCTCATCTTCATCCACGAGGTGGGCCACTTCATAACGGCCAAGCGCGCGGGAGTCTGCGTGGAGGTCTTCTCGCTCGGCTTCGGGCCGAGGCTCTTCGGCTTCAGAAGGGGGGAGACCGACTATCGGGTCTCGCTCCTGCCGCTGGGCGGCTACGTGAAGATGCTCGGCGAGGAGCCGGGCGAAGAGGGGAGCCTCGACCCGCGCTCCTACGCGGCCAAGGGCGTGTGGACCAGGGCCAGGGTCGTGCTCATGGGCCCGATGATGAACATCATCCTCTGCCTCATCGTCATGCCTGCGGTCTTCATGCTCGGCAGGGCGGAGCCCGCCTTCCTGCGGGAGAGGCCTTTGATAGAGGGTGTGAAGGCCGACTCCCCGGCGCAGCGCGCGGGCCTCGCCGAGGGCGACCTCGTCGTGTCCCTCGACGGCAGGCCGGTCTCCACCTGGGACGACGTGATGAGCAGGATACTGGTGTCGCCCGGCTCGACGATCGACTTCGGGATCGAGCGCGGCGGCGAGCTCGTGCACGCGAACGTCGCGGTCGAGGAGATGCCGGACATGAAGGGCGGGTACGTGGGGATCGCCCCGATGCTCTTCGTGGGCGGCGATCCGGTCGTCGACGACGTGAGGTCCGGCGGGCCGGCGGACGAGGCCGGGATAAGGCCGGGGGACCGAGTGCTCTCGTACGGCGGGGGCCCTGTCGACGACTGGCTCGACCTCACCAAAAGGATCAACGAGAGCAAGGGGGGAAAACAGAGGATCGCGGTCGATAGGGGCGGCGAGACAGTCGAGTCGGAGCTCTCCGCCGAGTACAGCGAGGAGTTCGGCCGCTGGGTCATCGGGATATCCAAGGACAGCGCGAGCGGCGTGCCCATGACCGTGGTCCGTCACGGGTTCGTGGACTCGGTAGTGCGCGGCACGAAGGAGAACATAAAGCTCGCGCGCATGACTTTCGACGTGCTCTGGAGGCTCGTCACTCTGAAGCTGTCCTACAAGGTCCTCGGCGGCCCGATCATCATCGCCAAGACCTCGGCGGCGGCCGCGGCGGCCGGCTTCGCGAACTTCCTCTACTTCATAGCGTTCCTCTCGCTTCAGCTCGGCATACTCAACTTCCTGCCGATCCCCGTGCTCGACGGCGGGCAGCTTGTGTTCCTCGGCCTCGAGGCGGCGATCAGGCGGCCGCTGAACTCGACCGTCAGGGCCGTGGCTCACCACGTGGGATTTTTGATGCTGATCGGTCTCATGCTGCTGGTCACGATAAACGATATCGACAACGTCTGGGGCATCCGCAGGATGATCGAGAAGATATTCTGA
- the tsaB gene encoding tRNA (adenosine(37)-N6)-threonylcarbamoyltransferase complex dimerization subunit type 1 TsaB, translating to MKILSIDTTVVAGSIALSDGERLVASEQQAVPGTHSERLIGSVDRMLELAGWRKGDPEAIAVAIGPGSFTGLRIGLAAAKGMALSLGIPIVGVSSLKSLALNGAGFAGAVVPLIDAKRGELFAQPWEVESGGTMRPLSKECAASPESVIAGLGKIKGQLLLVGDGALAYSEVLKRGLGARAHVARGAQALAQAANLAMLALPRLARGRSDDLASLAPNYVRRSDAEIGFNAMHRPRSGRKA from the coding sequence GTGAAGATACTTTCCATAGACACGACCGTGGTCGCCGGATCGATCGCCCTCTCCGACGGGGAGAGGCTCGTGGCCTCCGAGCAGCAGGCGGTCCCGGGAACGCACTCGGAGAGGCTCATCGGCTCCGTCGACAGGATGCTCGAGCTGGCCGGCTGGCGAAAGGGCGATCCGGAGGCGATCGCGGTGGCGATCGGGCCCGGATCGTTCACGGGCCTGCGCATCGGGCTCGCGGCCGCGAAGGGGATGGCCCTGTCGCTCGGCATCCCGATCGTCGGGGTCTCGTCGCTCAAATCGCTTGCGCTGAACGGGGCCGGGTTCGCGGGCGCGGTCGTACCCCTCATCGACGCGAAGCGGGGCGAGCTGTTCGCCCAGCCCTGGGAGGTGGAGTCGGGCGGCACGATGCGCCCCCTCTCGAAGGAATGCGCCGCTTCGCCTGAGTCGGTGATCGCAGGCCTCGGGAAGATCAAGGGACAGCTCCTGCTCGTGGGCGACGGGGCGCTGGCGTATTCGGAGGTCTTGAAGAGGGGGCTCGGCGCCAGGGCGCATGTGGCCCGGGGGGCGCAGGCCCTGGCCCAGGCGGCCAACCTCGCGATGCTAGCCCTCCCCCGGCTCGCGAGGGGCAGATCGGACGATCTCGCCTCGCTCGCCCCCAACTATGTCAGGCGCTCCGACGCGGAGATAGGGTTCAACGCGATGCACAGGCCCAGATCGGGCCGAAAGGCTTAA
- a CDS encoding DUF465 domain-containing protein, with the protein MEKSDIDIIQRHMKEDRALASLYTEHIEYERMLEKFNSKPFLTPGEEIERKNLQKKKLVGRDRMEAILRAYRAR; encoded by the coding sequence ATGGAAAAGTCGGACATCGACATCATACAGCGGCACATGAAGGAAGACAGGGCGCTGGCCTCCCTCTACACCGAGCACATCGAGTACGAGCGAATGCTGGAGAAATTCAACAGCAAGCCGTTCCTCACGCCGGGCGAGGAGATCGAGAGAAAGAACCTGCAGAAGAAGAAGCTGGTGGGACGCGACAGGATGGAGGCGATACTGCGCGCCTACCGCGCGAGGTAG
- a CDS encoding phosphatidylserine decarboxylase family protein, with product MESASTAYRPVPRQLPVAVEGFPFVAAALIAALAAWMMSLAWVSAAMLAFAAFTAFFFRNPRRKAPEGEGLVIAPADGRVISVEKGAIAPHTGEPATKVSIFMSILDVHVNRFPIAGTVRRAVYSAGRFFVASMDKASEHNERNSLVVEDAAGRRMVVVQIAGIVARRIVCYVREGDGLRAGDRFGLIRFGSRVDLYLPPEATVDLSPGARTRAGETVLGRFE from the coding sequence ATGGAATCGGCGAGCACCGCATACAGGCCCGTGCCGAGACAGCTCCCGGTGGCGGTGGAGGGTTTCCCCTTCGTCGCGGCGGCTCTCATCGCCGCGCTCGCCGCGTGGATGATGTCGCTGGCCTGGGTGTCCGCGGCCATGCTCGCCTTTGCGGCCTTCACCGCCTTCTTCTTCCGCAATCCGCGCAGGAAGGCGCCCGAGGGCGAGGGCCTTGTGATAGCGCCGGCCGACGGCAGGGTGATCAGTGTGGAGAAAGGCGCGATAGCCCCCCACACCGGCGAGCCCGCGACCAAGGTCAGCATATTCATGTCGATCCTCGACGTGCACGTGAACCGCTTCCCGATCGCAGGCACGGTCCGGCGGGCCGTGTACAGCGCCGGCAGGTTCTTCGTCGCGAGCATGGACAAGGCGAGCGAACACAACGAGCGCAACTCGCTGGTCGTCGAGGACGCTGCCGGCAGGCGCATGGTGGTCGTTCAGATAGCGGGGATCGTCGCCAGGCGCATCGTCTGCTACGTCAGGGAGGGCGATGGGCTCCGCGCTGGCGATCGCTTCGGGCTGATCAGGTTCGGGTCCAGGGTGGATCTGTATCTCCCGCCTGAGGCGACGGTCGATCTCTCTCCGGGCGCGAGGACCCGCGCGGGCGAGACGGTGCTGGGGAGGTTCGAATGA